In Micromonospora cremea, the genomic window CCGGCACTGTGCCGTTCGTCTCGTTCTATGCCGAGCGGCGAGTCACCGGGTGGCTGGCCCGCCCCACGGAGCGCACGCCGGAGCCGGTCGCCAGCTGAGCGGCCGATCGCCGGCCCGCCACGGCCCGGCCCCGGCGCGGCCGGCGCTGGTCAGCGGTTGGGTCGCCACGGGTCGGCCGAGGCGACCGGGTCCGCCCAGCCGCCGTATCTGTTCACTTCCCGGGCGCGTAGCAGCGCCCGGGTGACCTGGCCGAACTGCCGCTCGTCGTCGGCGCTGAACAGCAGCACCTCCGCACCCCGGTGCCATCCCCACAGCTCGTGCGGGGGCGGCCGCCAGCGATCGCCGACCAGGGCCAGCGCCGCCGGCAGCAGGAACACCGCCCCGAGAATGAGGTACGCCCCGGCGGTCAGCCGCTGCAGGCCGCCGGTGAAGCCGAGCAGCAGCCCGACGCCGCCGAGCATGGCGGAGGTGATCATGACCGCCCGGACGGCGATCCGGTCGTGGGGGCCCCGGGTGGTGCGCAGGTGGGTCAGGTCGGCGACCCGGTAACTGGTCCGGCCGACGGTGAACCGGTCGACGGTCACGATGATGCCGGGCCGCGCGTACAGCAGGGTGGACCGGGCGCCGGGCACCGTTCGCTGCGGTCGCGTCGTCGCGCCTTCACGATTCACGGTTCCTCCCGTGGGGCGGTTCGCCGGGCTGGCCCGCAGGTCACAGGCATCGCTGCCTGTCGACGGGATTCCCGGCTCCGGATTTCATTGTGTTGTGGCACCGCCAGCCCGCCGGGCCAATTACCGGCTTCCGACAGCTCGCCCGAGCGGTGGACATCGTCGAGAAACGGCATCCATTTCGCGTTTTATCGGTTATGAGGCGCAGCTATC contains:
- a CDS encoding DUF6232 family protein, whose product is MNREGATTRPQRTVPGARSTLLYARPGIIVTVDRFTVGRTSYRVADLTHLRTTRGPHDRIAVRAVMITSAMLGGVGLLLGFTGGLQRLTAGAYLILGAVFLLPAALALVGDRWRPPPHELWGWHRGAEVLLFSADDERQFGQVTRALLRAREVNRYGGWADPVASADPWRPNR